One genomic segment of Impatiens glandulifera chromosome 6, dImpGla2.1, whole genome shotgun sequence includes these proteins:
- the LOC124942182 gene encoding mitochondrial pyruvate carrier 3-like: MATSKVKAFWNHPAGPKTIHFWAPTFKWGISIANIADFNKAPEKVSYPQQLAVTATGLVFSRYSTVITPKNWNLFSVNIAMATTGICQLTRKIHHDYFSKEEKTDVAQE; this comes from the exons ATGGCGACTTCCAAGGTTAAAGCTTTCTGGAATCACCCGGCTGGCCCTAAAACAA TTCATTTCTGGGCTCCAACGTTTAAGTGGGGCATCAGCATTGCTAATATTGCTGATTTCAACAAAGCACCAGAGAAAGTTTCTTATCCTCAGCAATTGG CTGTAACTGCTACCGGGCTGGTCTTCTCGCGATACAGTACTGTAATCACTCCG AAAAACTGGAACCTTTTTAGTGTCAACATAGCCATGGCTACAACAGGCATATGTCAGCTTACTCGAAAAATCCA TCACGACTATTTTTCGAAGGAGGAAAAAACTGATGTTGCCCAAGAATGA
- the LOC124941891 gene encoding kinesin-related protein 4, which yields MEGAGARLGRPSSRYAPTSTVFSGPVRKWKKKWSHPSINIISKHNHSNNYTTNGNDTSNLVLFKWIPVTQSQNNGSKGSTEDGSVIVEEEPTKRRFRYFPVAVLEDQKDSDSKQANDEEKSNENIESSSANNGLDEKPDINDATIEENQDQDDNPVERQDTKENLLDLNLGLKANDGDHRMDTKMDDDDDETEE from the exons ATGGAAGGAGCCGGCGCACGTCTCGGTCGTCCATCTAGCCGATATGCCCCTACATCGACCGTATTCAGTGGACCAGTCAGGAAATGGAAGAAGAAATGGAGTCACCCTAGCATAAACATCATCTCAAAGCATAATCATAGTAATAACTACACTACAAACGGCAATGATACTTCGAATCTTGTTCTCTTCAAGTGGATTCCCGTTACTCAGAGCCAGAACAATGGAAGCAAGGGTTCTACAGAAGATGGCTCCGTTATTGTTGAAGAAGAGCCGACTAAGCGCAGATTCCGATATTTCCCG GTTGCTGTTTTGGAAGATCAGAAAGATAGTGATTCAAAGCAAGCTAATGATGAGGAAAAATCAAATGAGAATATTGAGTCAAGTTCTGCGAATAATGGACTAGATGAAAAACCTGACATAAATGATGCAACCATTGAGGAAAATCAG GATCAAGATGATAATCCAGTAGAGAGGCAAGATACGAAGGAAAATTTATTGGACTTAAATTTGGGTTTGAAGGCTAATGATGGCGATCATCGCATGGATACAAAGATggatgacgatgatgatgaaaCTGAAGAGTAA